In Opitutaceae bacterium TAV5, one genomic interval encodes:
- the gidA gene encoding tRNA uridine 5-carboxymethylaminomethyl modification protein (GidA; glucose-inhibited cell division protein A; involved in the 5-carboxymethylaminomethyl modification (mnm(5)s(2)U) of the wobble uridine base in some tRNAs) translates to MYNDQKPFDVIVCGAGHAGCEAALAAARMGSHTLLLTGNLDTIAQMSCNPAIGGQAKGQIVREIDALGGEMAINTDHTGIQFRLLNESKGPAVQSPRAQCDKKAYQYRLKHTLELQPGLQLFQATVTGLIYETTKTGRTVTGVRTNLAIEFLGRTVVVTTGTFLRGLMHIGANQNEGGRAGDFSAKTLSGSFLEAGIELQRLKTGTPPRLLGRSLDFSKMEPQHGDANPTFFAFHDTRDPEADPFHVEQTGERRLGWTPGSDQVACWMTYTTDETARVTRENLTRSAMYSGNITGTGARYCPSFEDKVVRFADKPRHLLFLEPEGRSTNEYYVNGLSTSLPFDVQQQLVHSVPGLENAILLRPAYAVEYDFAPPTQLFPSLESKKVGNLFFAGQINGTSGYEEAACQGLVAGVNAVHKVRNEAPLIIGRHEGYIGVLIDDLVTKGTTEPYRMFTSRAEYRLLFNHGSAELRLLHHARAHHLVSPARLSRIEEKKRQIEEWIVRLETTRPPAGSDGAGQGTWADCIRRSNHSGDTAAVQALTPSGFTDLPASLRQEIFYRVAYKGYLEREQRQIEKLSQIEKIKIPPALDYARIRGLRHESAQKLAAARPWTLGQASRISGVNPADISILMVVIAAGQGRGESHPASAPAAD, encoded by the coding sequence ATCTACAACGACCAGAAACCTTTTGATGTCATCGTCTGCGGCGCCGGCCATGCCGGTTGCGAGGCCGCGCTCGCCGCCGCGCGCATGGGCTCGCACACGCTCCTCCTCACCGGCAATCTCGACACCATCGCTCAGATGAGCTGCAACCCGGCCATCGGTGGCCAGGCCAAGGGCCAGATCGTCCGCGAAATCGATGCGCTCGGCGGCGAAATGGCGATCAACACCGATCACACCGGCATCCAGTTTCGCCTCCTCAATGAATCGAAAGGCCCGGCCGTCCAGTCGCCCCGCGCCCAGTGCGACAAGAAAGCCTACCAGTACCGCCTCAAACACACCCTCGAACTGCAACCCGGCCTGCAACTCTTCCAGGCTACGGTCACCGGTCTCATTTACGAAACGACAAAAACCGGACGTACAGTCACCGGCGTCCGCACCAACCTCGCTATCGAATTCCTCGGCCGCACCGTCGTCGTCACCACCGGCACGTTTCTGCGCGGCCTCATGCACATCGGCGCCAACCAGAACGAAGGAGGCAGGGCAGGGGATTTTTCGGCAAAAACGCTCTCCGGCAGTTTTCTCGAAGCCGGCATCGAGCTCCAGCGCCTCAAGACCGGCACGCCGCCGCGGCTCCTCGGCCGCTCGCTCGACTTCAGCAAGATGGAGCCGCAACACGGCGACGCGAACCCGACCTTCTTTGCTTTCCACGACACCCGCGACCCGGAAGCCGATCCGTTCCACGTGGAACAAACCGGCGAACGCCGCCTCGGCTGGACGCCCGGCTCCGACCAGGTTGCCTGCTGGATGACCTACACCACGGACGAGACGGCCCGCGTCACACGTGAGAATCTCACCCGCTCGGCCATGTACTCGGGCAACATCACCGGCACCGGCGCCCGCTATTGCCCGAGCTTCGAGGACAAGGTTGTCCGTTTCGCCGACAAGCCCCGCCACCTCCTTTTTCTCGAACCCGAGGGGCGCTCCACCAACGAATATTACGTCAACGGCCTCTCCACCTCGCTCCCGTTCGACGTGCAGCAGCAGCTTGTCCATAGTGTGCCCGGTCTCGAAAACGCCATCCTGCTGCGCCCCGCCTACGCCGTCGAATACGACTTCGCCCCGCCCACCCAGCTCTTTCCCTCGCTCGAATCGAAAAAAGTGGGAAACCTCTTTTTTGCCGGCCAGATCAACGGCACCTCCGGCTACGAGGAAGCCGCCTGCCAGGGCCTCGTTGCCGGCGTCAATGCCGTCCACAAGGTTCGCAACGAGGCTCCGCTCATCATCGGACGCCACGAAGGCTACATCGGCGTGCTCATCGACGATCTCGTCACCAAAGGCACGACCGAACCTTACCGGATGTTTACCAGCCGCGCCGAGTACCGCCTGCTCTTCAACCACGGCAGCGCCGAGCTCCGCCTCCTGCACCACGCTCGCGCCCATCATCTGGTTTCCCCGGCGCGTCTCTCCCGGATCGAAGAAAAGAAACGCCAAATCGAGGAGTGGATCGTCCGTCTCGAAACCACCCGTCCTCCCGCCGGCAGCGACGGGGCAGGGCAGGGGACCTGGGCCGACTGCATCCGCCGCAGCAACCACTCCGGTGACACGGCCGCCGTCCAGGCCCTCACGCCGTCCGGCTTTACCGACCTCCCTGCATCCCTGCGGCAGGAAATTTTCTATCGCGTCGCCTACAAGGGCTATCTGGAACGCGAGCAGCGGCAGATCGAAAAACTCTCGCAAATCGAAAAGATCAAAATCCCGCCGGCCCTCGATTATGCCCGGATCCGCGGGCTGCGCCATGAAAGCGCCCAGAAACTCGCCGCCGCCCGACCCTGGACGCTCGGCCAGGCCAGCCGGATCAGCGGCGTCAATCCGGCCGACATCAGCATCCTCATGGTCGTGATCGCCGCAGGGCAGGGGAGGGGAGAATCACATCCGGCCAGCGCTCCGGCTGCCGACTGA